One Bradyrhizobium sp. CCGB12 genomic window carries:
- a CDS encoding LysR family transcriptional regulator produces MSAPDLDPDLLKAFLAVAEHRSFTRAAHALNRTQSAVSVQIRRLEERLGTKLFVRARADVVPTATGEELRTYARRILALNAEAVGALRARKADAVVRLGVMDDYGTIVIPPLLASFARHHPLVRVEIETGLTATMPARLGDAYDLVIAMHPQGCGDGELLRREQAVWAAASSYCAAAQDPLPVALYPPGCLFRQWAAEALDAAGLPWRLAYVSRTLAAVETIAAQGLAVTVVKAGTLPAKLRTLSERDGMPPLPAAEIRLHRARGLSSASSLLADHLQRAISEIDAI; encoded by the coding sequence ATGAGCGCACCCGATCTCGATCCCGACCTGCTGAAGGCCTTTCTCGCGGTCGCCGAGCACCGTTCGTTCACGCGCGCGGCCCATGCGCTCAACCGCACGCAATCGGCCGTGAGCGTCCAGATCAGGCGGCTGGAGGAGCGGCTCGGCACCAAGCTGTTTGTGCGCGCGCGGGCTGACGTCGTGCCGACGGCGACGGGCGAAGAGTTGCGCACCTATGCGCGGCGCATTCTCGCGCTCAACGCAGAGGCGGTCGGGGCACTCCGCGCACGCAAGGCCGACGCCGTGGTCCGTCTCGGCGTCATGGACGATTACGGCACCATCGTCATCCCGCCTCTGCTGGCGAGCTTTGCCAGGCACCATCCACTGGTCCGGGTCGAGATCGAGACCGGACTGACCGCGACGATGCCGGCCCGGCTCGGTGATGCCTACGACCTCGTCATCGCCATGCATCCGCAAGGATGCGGCGACGGCGAGCTATTGAGGCGCGAGCAGGCGGTCTGGGCGGCCGCCTCGTCCTATTGCGCCGCGGCGCAGGATCCCTTGCCCGTGGCGCTCTACCCGCCCGGGTGTCTGTTTCGGCAATGGGCCGCGGAGGCGCTCGACGCCGCCGGCCTGCCCTGGCGCCTCGCCTATGTCAGCCGGACGCTCGCAGCGGTCGAGACGATCGCGGCTCAAGGCCTCGCGGTGACGGTGGTGAAAGCCGGGACCCTGCCGGCGAAGCTTCGCACCCTGTCCGAGCGTGACGGCATGCCACCGTTGCCGGCGGCGGAGATCCGTCTCCACCGTGCGCGCGGGCTGTCATCCGCAAGTTCTCTCCTGGCAGATCATCTGCAACGGGCAATTTCGGAAATAGACGCCATATAA
- a CDS encoding site-2 protease family protein: MNISLYDLSVWVLPLVLAITFHEAAHAFVADRLGDNTASQLGRVSFNPIRHIDPFGTLILPAMLLFAHSPFLFGYAKPVPVNFRKLNNPRLDMVWVALAGPLTNILLALAAALAFHALPMVPASAAKWVADNLKNALIINAILAVFNMMPIPPLDGGRVAVGLLPRPLALPLARLEPFGMLILIGLLILLPLAGSQFGLNLDVISAILRTLTGYVIQAVLFLTGNA, encoded by the coding sequence GTGAACATTTCCCTTTATGACTTGTCGGTGTGGGTGCTTCCCCTCGTGCTCGCGATCACTTTCCACGAGGCTGCGCACGCCTTCGTCGCGGACCGGCTCGGAGACAATACGGCCTCGCAACTCGGGCGGGTCAGCTTCAATCCTATCAGGCACATCGACCCTTTCGGCACGCTGATCCTGCCGGCGATGCTGCTGTTTGCGCATTCGCCGTTCCTGTTCGGCTACGCCAAGCCGGTGCCCGTGAATTTTCGCAAACTCAACAACCCCCGGCTCGACATGGTCTGGGTGGCGCTGGCCGGGCCCCTCACCAACATCCTGCTGGCGCTCGCCGCGGCCCTCGCCTTCCATGCTCTGCCGATGGTGCCCGCAAGCGCGGCGAAATGGGTTGCGGACAATCTCAAGAATGCGCTCATCATCAACGCGATCCTGGCAGTGTTCAACATGATGCCGATCCCGCCGCTCGACGGCGGGCGGGTGGCGGTCGGGCTGCTGCCGCGGCCCCTCGCCTTGCCGCTGGCCCGGCTCGAGCCGTTCGGTATGTTGATCCTGATCGGCCTCTTGATCCTGCTGCCGCTCGCGGGTTCGCAGTTCGGTCTAAATCTTGATGTTATCTCAGCAATACTGCGAACGTTGACCGGTTATGTGATTCAGGCTGTTCTCTTCCTGACCGGCAATGCGTAG
- a CDS encoding energy transducer TonB, with protein sequence MSNEPRPSRKLWILAAVAALALHLGGAALALAHLRADDDDDGLGAAGAEFAVEMASPKAPETDLPPGPDSEAMQEQQALPEQKAETKETELPKDQSQEVEDPDRVVTENISKKPEEEDPKIAAIETPAAEASPASVATARQTLDEDAREAEKALAPVLGLGKDILRITADWNRKISAHLTAHKVNPEGKEPNNQKVKVSFAINRRGNVLSVDVVESSGDAAYDAAAVSIVRKSDPIPQPPAGLTEDRFERTVDIIFTPPDAKKKKKTAQRQ encoded by the coding sequence ATGTCGAACGAACCCAGACCATCCCGGAAGCTTTGGATCCTGGCGGCGGTGGCCGCGCTCGCGCTCCATCTGGGTGGCGCCGCGCTCGCGTTGGCGCACCTGCGCGCCGACGACGACGACGATGGTCTGGGTGCGGCCGGCGCTGAGTTCGCCGTCGAGATGGCTTCGCCGAAGGCGCCCGAAACCGACCTTCCGCCGGGGCCTGACAGCGAAGCGATGCAGGAGCAACAGGCGCTTCCCGAGCAAAAGGCCGAGACCAAGGAAACCGAGCTGCCAAAGGATCAGTCGCAAGAGGTCGAAGATCCCGATCGGGTCGTCACTGAAAACATCTCGAAGAAGCCGGAAGAGGAGGATCCGAAGATCGCGGCCATCGAGACACCCGCTGCCGAGGCATCGCCGGCGTCAGTTGCGACGGCACGGCAGACACTCGATGAAGACGCGCGCGAGGCGGAGAAGGCCCTGGCGCCGGTGCTTGGTCTTGGCAAGGACATCCTGAGGATCACGGCGGACTGGAACCGCAAGATCAGCGCGCACCTCACGGCCCACAAGGTCAATCCGGAGGGCAAGGAGCCGAACAATCAGAAGGTGAAAGTGAGCTTTGCGATCAATCGCAGAGGAAACGTGCTTTCGGTCGACGTCGTGGAGTCGTCCGGGGATGCGGCTTATGATGCGGCCGCAGTCTCGATTGTCCGCAAGTCCGATCCGATCCCGCAGCCGCCGGCCGGGCTGACTGAGGATCGGTTCGAGCGCACCGTCGACATCATCTTCACGCCGCCGGACGCCAAGAAAAAGAAGAAGACGGCTCAGCGCCAGTAG
- the exbD gene encoding TonB system transport protein ExbD translates to MGVSLADNDGEDDDFSETHEINVTPFIDVILVLLIIFMVAAPLSTVDLPIDLPTSSATPQKKPDKPTYLSIKPDLTLAIGENPVHRVELIGTLDSMSDMSKDKYVFLRADRSVPYGELMGVMELLRSGGYTRVKLVALEGAPGAPAAGAAQP, encoded by the coding sequence ATGGGCGTTTCGCTCGCAGACAACGACGGCGAAGACGACGATTTCTCGGAAACGCATGAAATCAACGTCACGCCGTTCATCGACGTCATCCTGGTGCTGCTGATCATCTTCATGGTTGCAGCGCCGCTCTCGACCGTCGACCTGCCGATCGATCTGCCGACGTCGAGCGCGACGCCGCAGAAGAAGCCGGACAAGCCGACCTACCTGAGCATCAAGCCGGATCTGACGCTTGCGATCGGAGAGAACCCGGTCCACCGGGTCGAGTTGATCGGCACTCTCGACAGCATGTCCGACATGAGCAAGGACAAGTATGTCTTCCTGCGCGCCGATCGTTCGGTGCCGTATGGCGAGTTGATGGGGGTCATGGAGCTCTTGCGCTCGGGCGGCTACACGCGGGTGAAGCTGGTCGCGCTGGAAGGCGCTCCGGGGGCACCTGCGGCAGGCGCCGCTCAGCCTTAG
- the exbB gene encoding tonB-system energizer ExbB produces MKIMSFQASLAAAAMLAAAWLASPVSAQTQTPSAPAQPVVQPAPAGPAPAAPAATAPSVPAPAASTATAPAAPAASPSATVPTTAKPDAAAAVAPAMKELSPWVMFMSADVIVKAVMIGLAFASLVTWTVFIAKSIEVSVASTKLRSALKKTAEARSLAEAQMALGAKQGILPSFLAAALREARMSAGLSSDAGIKERAASSFQEIVRAEQRRIRIGMGVLATIGSTSPFVGLFGTVWGIMNSFIGISKSQTTNLAVVAPGIAEALLATAIGLVAAIPAVIIYNHFARVTKGYLELVSRASGAAGRLLSRDLDRSHGSVHSRAAE; encoded by the coding sequence ATGAAGATCATGTCATTCCAAGCAAGCCTTGCCGCAGCTGCCATGCTGGCGGCCGCCTGGCTCGCATCTCCTGTTTCCGCCCAGACACAAACCCCCTCGGCACCGGCGCAACCTGTGGTTCAGCCGGCTCCGGCCGGTCCGGCTCCGGCCGCGCCAGCGGCCACCGCGCCTAGTGTGCCGGCGCCCGCGGCTTCGACGGCAACCGCGCCTGCAGCTCCGGCTGCGTCCCCCTCGGCCACCGTTCCGACGACGGCCAAGCCCGATGCGGCGGCCGCTGTCGCGCCGGCCATGAAGGAATTGTCGCCCTGGGTAATGTTCATGTCGGCAGACGTCATCGTGAAAGCGGTGATGATTGGGCTCGCCTTTGCCTCGCTGGTGACCTGGACCGTCTTCATCGCCAAGTCGATCGAAGTGTCGGTCGCTTCAACGAAGCTGCGTTCGGCGCTGAAGAAGACCGCAGAGGCACGCTCGCTCGCGGAAGCCCAGATGGCGCTCGGAGCCAAGCAAGGGATCCTGCCGTCCTTCCTGGCGGCGGCGCTGCGAGAGGCGCGGATGTCGGCCGGGCTGTCCAGCGATGCCGGCATCAAGGAGCGCGCGGCCTCGAGCTTCCAAGAGATCGTGCGCGCGGAACAGCGCCGCATTCGCATCGGCATGGGCGTGCTCGCGACCATCGGCTCTACGTCGCCTTTCGTCGGCCTGTTCGGCACGGTCTGGGGCATCATGAACAGCTTCATCGGCATCTCGAAGTCCCAGACCACGAACCTCGCCGTGGTCGCGCCCGGCATCGCCGAAGCGCTGCTCGCCACCGCAATCGGTCTCGTTGCGGCGATCCCCGCCGTCATCATCTACAACCATTTCGCACGCGTGACGAAAGGCTATCTCGAGCTCGTCAGCCGCGCTTCCGGTGCGGCGGGGCGGCTGCTGTCGCGCGATCTCGACCGCAGCCACGGCAGCGTGCATTCGCGCGCAGCGGAGTGA
- a CDS encoding Fe2+-dependent dioxygenase encodes MLTCIENVLSKDDVADFRRVMDASEWEDGRSTAGAQSAMVKRNEQLPPDSEVARKLGNRIISALTSNPRFLAAAIPLQIFPPLFNRYAASSSHHFGLHVDNAIRGDRLTGLRIRTDLSVTLFLTEPEEYDGGELVIEDTYGSHEVKLPAGDCVLYPSTSLHLVTPVTRGTRVASFFWLQSMIRDDHARSMIFDLDTAIQALVERLGRDDPETVKLTGIYHNLIRYWAEV; translated from the coding sequence ATGCTGACATGCATTGAAAACGTTCTCAGCAAGGATGATGTGGCGGATTTCCGCCGCGTCATGGACGCCAGCGAGTGGGAGGATGGCCGCTCCACCGCTGGCGCGCAGTCGGCGATGGTCAAGCGCAACGAGCAATTGCCGCCGGACAGCGAGGTCGCGCGCAAGCTCGGCAACCGCATCATCTCGGCGCTGACGTCGAACCCGCGCTTCCTCGCTGCGGCAATCCCGCTCCAGATCTTCCCGCCGCTGTTCAACCGCTATGCGGCGAGCAGCAGCCACCATTTCGGCCTGCACGTCGACAATGCGATCCGCGGAGATCGTCTGACCGGCCTTCGCATCCGCACAGACCTGTCGGTCACGCTGTTCCTCACCGAGCCGGAAGAGTACGACGGTGGCGAACTTGTGATCGAGGACACCTACGGTTCGCACGAAGTGAAGTTGCCAGCCGGGGACTGCGTGCTCTATCCCTCGACCAGCTTGCATCTCGTCACGCCGGTGACGAGGGGAACGCGGGTTGCATCTTTCTTCTGGCTTCAGAGCATGATACGGGACGATCACGCCCGGAGCATGATCTTTGACCTCGACACCGCGATTCAGGCGCTGGTGGAACGGCTCGGGCGCGACGATCCCGAAACGGTCAAATTGACGGGTATCTATCACAACCTCATTCGCTACTGGGCCGAAGTATGA